A part of Lacinutrix sp. 5H-3-7-4 genomic DNA contains:
- a CDS encoding TonB-dependent receptor domain-containing protein, with protein sequence MKNNFKFLFFAVTLLCSAITLAQSVVTGTVLDPETNAPMPGVNVIEVGTSNGISTDFDGNFNLTTKSSDTKLSISFVGYLSQEFEISGDTNLGEITLAPSEFGLDEVNIIASVAVDRKTPVAVSTIRANEISLKLGTQEFPEVLKSTPGVYATKAGGGYGDGRINLRGFDSENVAVMINGVPVNDMENGRVYWSNWAGLGDVTSSMQVQRGLGASKVAVPSVGGTINIISKTTDVEEGGNVYATLGNDGYEKYGVTYSTGLMDNGFAATVSAAKTDGDGYVDGTEFSAVSYFLNLSKQLGEDHKLSFTAFGAKQRHGQRQTSHTIDTYRDSESGIKFNSDWGYKNGQVTHAEDNFYHKPQISLNHYWDISDKTSLSTAAYVSFGSGGGGGTGGDGTKFALSNSDYRIGELGTIDFDRIVAENEAAGVNGSESFLRASRNDHNWFGVLSTLKTDLTDEIVLLGGLDYRNYKGIHFTEVTDLLGGQYALDNSNVNNPNNQAQVGDKIFYDNDGKVNWFGAFAQAEYSKDKLSAFVSLSASNTAYKRVDRFLYLDTDPLQETDAYNFFGYGAKGGVNYNINENHNVFVNLGYFEKAPYFNSVFASRNNVDVNEDAENQKITSFELGYGFRGEKLSANINVYHTKWNDRTEVASFQLQDGTRAFANILGVNALHKGVEVDLKYKATDNLTITGMASLGDWRWDNNIEGVEILDETNTVVQTVDIIIEDLHVGDAAQTTLALGTNYKLTPETTFTIDYNYFDDLYAQFDPSDRGEAGPDAWKVPAYGIFDTAIRHGFSFGSFDATITGRINNVFDTEYIADAQDGGDSTFRTARVYYGFGRTFSVGMKLNF encoded by the coding sequence ATGAAGAACAATTTTAAATTTTTGTTTTTTGCAGTAACATTATTATGTTCAGCAATTACATTGGCTCAAAGTGTGGTAACAGGTACTGTACTAGATCCAGAAACTAATGCACCAATGCCAGGTGTAAATGTTATCGAAGTAGGAACTAGCAATGGTATTTCTACAGATTTTGATGGAAATTTTAACTTAACAACTAAGTCAAGCGATACTAAATTATCTATCTCTTTTGTAGGTTACTTATCACAAGAATTTGAAATCTCTGGAGATACAAATTTAGGTGAAATAACTTTAGCTCCAAGTGAGTTTGGTTTAGATGAGGTTAATATTATTGCTTCTGTAGCTGTAGACAGAAAAACACCTGTAGCAGTATCTACAATTAGAGCAAACGAAATTTCTCTAAAGTTAGGTACTCAGGAATTTCCAGAAGTTTTAAAGTCAACACCAGGAGTTTATGCTACTAAAGCAGGTGGTGGATATGGAGATGGACGTATTAATTTACGTGGTTTCGACTCAGAAAATGTTGCGGTAATGATTAATGGTGTGCCAGTTAACGATATGGAAAATGGTAGAGTGTACTGGTCTAACTGGGCAGGATTAGGAGATGTAACAAGTTCTATGCAAGTGCAAAGAGGTCTTGGAGCTTCTAAAGTAGCTGTTCCATCTGTAGGAGGTACAATTAATATCATTTCTAAAACTACAGATGTAGAAGAAGGTGGTAATGTTTATGCAACTTTAGGAAACGATGGTTACGAAAAATATGGAGTAACTTACTCAACAGGCTTAATGGATAATGGTTTTGCAGCAACAGTTTCAGCAGCAAAAACAGACGGTGACGGTTATGTAGATGGTACAGAGTTTAGTGCTGTATCTTACTTTTTAAACTTATCTAAACAATTAGGTGAAGACCACAAATTATCGTTTACAGCTTTTGGTGCTAAGCAACGTCACGGTCAGAGACAAACTAGTCACACTATAGATACTTACAGAGATAGTGAAAGTGGAATTAAATTCAATTCAGACTGGGGTTACAAAAATGGACAAGTTACTCATGCAGAAGATAACTTTTACCACAAACCACAAATCTCATTAAATCACTATTGGGATATTTCAGACAAAACATCTTTATCAACAGCAGCCTACGTTTCGTTTGGTTCTGGTGGTGGTGGTGGAACTGGAGGAGACGGTACTAAATTCGCTCTTTCAAACTCAGACTATAGAATTGGAGAATTAGGTACAATTGATTTTGATAGAATTGTTGCAGAAAATGAAGCTGCAGGAGTAAATGGTTCAGAATCTTTTTTAAGAGCTTCAAGGAACGACCATAACTGGTTTGGTGTATTATCTACATTAAAAACAGACCTTACAGATGAAATTGTATTATTAGGAGGTTTAGATTATAGAAACTATAAAGGTATTCACTTTACAGAAGTTACAGATTTATTAGGAGGTCAATATGCATTAGATAACAGTAATGTTAATAACCCAAATAACCAAGCACAAGTTGGTGATAAAATCTTTTATGATAACGATGGTAAAGTAAACTGGTTTGGAGCATTTGCTCAAGCAGAATATTCAAAAGATAAATTATCAGCGTTTGTATCTTTATCAGCTTCAAACACTGCTTATAAAAGAGTAGATCGTTTCTTATATTTAGATACCGATCCATTACAAGAAACAGATGCTTATAACTTTTTTGGATATGGAGCAAAAGGTGGTGTTAATTATAATATTAACGAAAATCATAATGTTTTTGTAAATTTAGGGTATTTTGAAAAAGCACCATATTTTAACTCTGTATTCGCTAGTAGAAACAATGTAGATGTTAATGAAGATGCAGAAAATCAAAAAATTACTAGTTTTGAATTAGGTTACGGTTTTAGAGGTGAGAAATTATCTGCTAATATTAATGTATACCACACTAAATGGAATGATAGAACAGAAGTTGCTAGTTTCCAATTACAAGATGGTACAAGAGCATTTGCTAATATTTTAGGTGTAAACGCTTTACATAAAGGTGTTGAGGTAGATTTAAAATATAAAGCTACAGATAATTTAACTATTACAGGTATGGCATCTCTTGGAGATTGGAGATGGGATAACAATATAGAAGGAGTAGAAATTCTTGATGAGACAAATACAGTTGTTCAAACTGTAGATATTATTATAGAAGATCTACATGTAGGTGATGCAGCCCAAACAACATTAGCTTTAGGTACAAATTATAAATTAACACCTGAAACTACATTTACAATAGATTACAACTATTTTGATGACTTATACGCTCAATTTGATCCTAGTGATAGAGGAGAAGCAGGTCCAGATGCATGGAAAGTACCAGCTTATGGTATTTTTGACACAGCGATAAGACATGGTTTTTCTTTTGGAAGCTTTGATGCTACTATAACAGGAAGAATTAATAATGTATTTGATACAGAATATATTGCTGATGCTCAAGATGGTGGTGATTCTACTTTTAGAACAGCAAGAGTATATTACGGTTTCGGAAGAACATTTAGTGTTGGAATGAAACTTAATTTTTAA
- the pgi gene encoding glucose-6-phosphate isomerase — MALPSINPTTTKAWKALQNHFESVKDLKMKDLFEKNEDRANNLSLNWEDFYVDFSKNRITEKTLSLLLDLAKEVKLKEAISAYFEGEVINKTEKRAVLHTALRGKKLDTVLVEGKNVMPEVFEVKAKIEKFSNQIINGELKGYTGKAFKTIVNIGIGGSDLGPAMVVDALQYYKNHLATHFVSNVDGDHVNEVLKKLDPETTLFVIVSKTFTTQETLSNATTIKNWFLKHTNNKDVAKHFVAVSTNIEKVKQFGIDENNVFPMWNWVGGRFSLWSAVGLTISLAVGYNNFNQLLEGANKMDIHFKNEAFETNIPVVLSMLTIWYNNFFNAESEAVIAYSQYLNQFATYLQQGIMESNGKSIDRNGKRVNYQTGTLIWGEPGTNSQHAFFQLIHQGTKLIPADFIGFAQSLHGNQDHQNKLIANYIAQTEALLNGKTKAEVLQELENSNLSQEEIQELLPYKVFKGNKPTNSIFIKKLTPESLGKLIALYEHKILVQGIIWNIYSYDQFGVELGKQLASNILGDIKTGSYKNHDNSTQNLLNFFKKFN, encoded by the coding sequence ATGGCCTTACCATCTATTAATCCAACCACAACAAAAGCATGGAAAGCATTGCAAAATCATTTTGAATCTGTAAAAGATTTAAAAATGAAAGATTTGTTTGAAAAAAATGAAGATAGAGCTAACAATTTGTCTTTAAATTGGGAAGATTTTTATGTGGATTTTTCTAAAAATAGAATTACAGAAAAAACACTAAGCCTATTATTAGATTTAGCAAAAGAAGTAAAACTTAAAGAAGCAATATCTGCATATTTTGAAGGAGAAGTAATAAACAAAACCGAGAAAAGAGCTGTTTTACATACAGCGCTTCGCGGAAAGAAATTAGATACAGTCCTTGTAGAAGGTAAAAATGTAATGCCAGAAGTATTTGAAGTAAAAGCTAAAATTGAAAAATTTAGTAATCAAATAATTAATGGCGAATTAAAAGGTTATACAGGTAAAGCTTTTAAAACAATTGTAAACATTGGGATTGGCGGTAGTGATTTAGGTCCTGCAATGGTTGTAGATGCTTTACAATATTATAAAAACCATTTAGCAACCCACTTTGTAAGTAATGTAGATGGAGATCATGTTAATGAAGTGCTTAAAAAATTAGATCCAGAAACAACATTGTTTGTAATTGTATCTAAAACATTCACAACACAAGAAACACTATCTAATGCAACAACAATTAAAAATTGGTTTTTAAAACACACTAATAACAAAGATGTAGCCAAACACTTTGTTGCAGTTTCTACAAATATTGAAAAAGTAAAACAGTTTGGTATAGATGAAAACAATGTATTTCCAATGTGGAATTGGGTTGGCGGTCGTTTTTCTTTATGGAGTGCAGTAGGTTTAACTATTAGTTTAGCTGTTGGTTATAATAATTTTAATCAACTATTAGAAGGTGCAAATAAAATGGATATTCATTTTAAAAATGAAGCCTTCGAGACAAATATACCTGTAGTTTTATCAATGCTAACAATTTGGTATAATAACTTTTTTAATGCAGAAAGTGAAGCTGTAATAGCTTATTCACAATATCTTAATCAATTTGCAACATATTTGCAGCAAGGTATTATGGAAAGCAATGGAAAAAGCATTGATAGAAATGGAAAAAGAGTAAATTACCAAACGGGTACATTAATTTGGGGAGAACCTGGTACAAATTCTCAACATGCTTTTTTTCAATTAATTCATCAAGGAACAAAATTAATTCCTGCAGATTTTATTGGTTTTGCGCAAAGCCTTCACGGCAATCAAGACCATCAAAATAAACTAATAGCAAATTATATTGCTCAAACCGAAGCATTATTAAACGGTAAAACAAAAGCAGAAGTACTTCAAGAGTTAGAAAACTCAAACTTATCACAAGAAGAAATTCAGGAGCTATTACCTTATAAGGTATTTAAAGGCAATAAACCAACTAATTCTATATTTATTAAAAAGCTTACACCAGAAAGCTTAGGTAAACTTATAGCTTTGTATGAGCATAAAATACTAGTACAAGGTATAATATGGAATATTTATAGCTACGACCAATTTGGAGTAGAGCTAGGTAAACAATTAGCAAGTAATATCCTAGGAGATATAAAGACAGGGAGTTATAAAAACCATGACAACTCAACTCAAAACCTTTTAAATTTCTTTAAAAAATTTAATTAG
- a CDS encoding peptidoglycan DD-metalloendopeptidase family protein: MEYTRTGRLGKKLIIVFLLFITINSCKEDEENKQDLEVVSVIEPEELYEFGFNLKDFVVKRDTIKRGDTFGVILERNNISYPKIFEIAEASKDSFDVRKLQVGKPYTILCANDSLQTPKCFIYQPTKERYAVVDFQDSIKAYTSTKPIKYVEKTVSGVINSNISNALDEQGKPFMLALRMSDIYAWTIDFSRLQKNDKFKVVYTEKYIDDSIYAGIHEIKAAYFEHNKEPFYAFEFETDTVLGIRDYFSEEAKNLRRAFLKSPVSFSRISSRYNLKRRIALYGNRVRPHKGTDFAAKVGTPIMSTANGTVIESARRGGNGNYVKVKHNATYTTQYLHMSKRKAKVGDFVKQGEVIGYVGMTGNTSGPHVCYRFWKNGKQVDPFKQKLPEAKPISDSLKTEFLEYIKPLKLQLDNIDYPIEPVDEIEMDSLLISQDNLITQIK; encoded by the coding sequence ATGGAGTACACAAGAACTGGAAGATTGGGGAAAAAACTTATAATAGTATTTCTACTTTTTATAACTATAAATAGTTGTAAAGAAGATGAAGAAAACAAACAAGATTTAGAAGTTGTATCTGTAATTGAACCCGAAGAATTATATGAGTTTGGGTTTAATTTAAAAGACTTTGTTGTAAAAAGAGATACCATTAAAAGAGGAGATACGTTTGGTGTAATCTTAGAGCGTAATAATATAAGTTACCCAAAAATTTTTGAAATAGCAGAAGCATCAAAAGATAGCTTTGATGTAAGAAAACTTCAGGTAGGGAAGCCATATACCATATTATGTGCTAACGATTCGTTACAGACACCTAAATGCTTTATATATCAACCAACAAAAGAACGTTATGCTGTTGTAGATTTTCAAGACTCTATTAAAGCTTATACAAGTACGAAACCAATTAAGTACGTTGAAAAAACAGTTTCAGGCGTTATAAATTCAAACATATCTAACGCACTAGACGAGCAAGGCAAACCCTTTATGTTAGCTTTGAGAATGAGTGATATTTATGCGTGGACAATAGATTTTTCAAGACTTCAAAAAAACGATAAATTTAAAGTTGTTTATACAGAAAAGTATATAGACGACTCTATTTATGCAGGAATACATGAAATAAAAGCAGCATACTTTGAACATAACAAAGAGCCTTTTTATGCTTTCGAATTTGAAACAGATACCGTTTTAGGTATTAGAGATTATTTTAGTGAAGAAGCAAAAAATTTACGTCGCGCATTTTTAAAATCTCCAGTTAGTTTTAGTCGCATTTCATCTAGATATAATTTAAAAAGACGTATTGCTTTATATGGAAATCGTGTAAGACCACATAAAGGTACAGATTTTGCGGCAAAAGTAGGAACTCCAATTATGTCTACAGCAAACGGAACCGTTATAGAGTCTGCAAGACGTGGCGGTAATGGTAATTATGTAAAAGTAAAACATAATGCAACATATACTACACAATACTTACATATGTCTAAACGTAAAGCCAAAGTTGGAGACTTTGTAAAACAAGGCGAAGTAATAGGCTATGTTGGCATGACGGGTAATACCTCAGGACCTCACGTTTGTTATCGTTTTTGGAAAAATGGAAAACAAGTAGACCCATTTAAACAAAAATTACCAGAAGCAAAACCAATTTCAGACAGCTTAAAAACTGAGTTTTTAGAATATATAAAACCTTTAAAACTTCAATTAGATAATATAGATTATCCAATAGAACCTGTTGATGAAATAGAAATGGATAGTTTATTAATATCTCAAGATAACCTAATAACTCAAATAAAATAA
- a CDS encoding tryptophan 2,3-dioxygenase family protein has product MSIDQNTTDQLIDKYKNLGQNVNTHLDGLLHSKPIDYWDYIQTDALLNLQVQRTTLPDEMVFLMYHQVNELLFKMILWEIDQVAKKENITAAFFETKIMRISRYFDVLTSSFTVMKDGMDVEQYNKFRNTLTPASGFQSAQYRKIEFASTELINLIDNRFRETIDRNTSFEHAFEHLYWQAAGKDYKTGKKSYTLTVFEEKYKDEFIRFAEFYNTHNLWTIFKGLPQEVKEDQDLIKAMRHYDYTVNITWVMAHYNTANHYLNIGGKTAEATGGSEWVKYMHPKYQRRIFFPDLWSTQELEDWGKNL; this is encoded by the coding sequence ATGAGTATAGACCAAAATACAACCGATCAATTAATAGATAAATATAAAAACTTAGGTCAAAATGTAAACACGCATCTTGATGGTTTGCTACATAGTAAACCAATAGATTATTGGGATTATATACAAACCGATGCATTGTTAAACCTTCAGGTGCAACGTACAACATTGCCAGATGAAATGGTATTTTTAATGTATCATCAAGTCAATGAGTTATTATTTAAAATGATTCTTTGGGAAATAGACCAAGTCGCAAAAAAAGAAAATATTACCGCAGCATTTTTCGAAACAAAAATCATGCGTATAAGTCGCTATTTCGATGTGTTAACATCATCTTTTACAGTAATGAAAGATGGTATGGATGTAGAGCAGTATAATAAATTTAGAAACACACTAACACCAGCAAGCGGTTTTCAAAGTGCGCAATACCGAAAAATAGAATTTGCCTCAACAGAGCTAATAAATTTAATAGATAACCGTTTTAGAGAAACAATAGATCGTAATACGTCTTTTGAACATGCTTTTGAGCATTTATATTGGCAAGCAGCAGGAAAAGACTATAAAACAGGAAAAAAATCTTATACATTAACAGTTTTCGAAGAGAAATACAAAGACGAATTTATTAGATTTGCAGAGTTCTATAATACACATAATTTGTGGACCATTTTTAAAGGGTTACCACAAGAAGTTAAAGAAGATCAAGATTTAATTAAAGCCATGCGCCATTATGATTACACAGTAAACATAACATGGGTAATGGCACATTATAACACCGCAAACCACTATTTAAACATTGGTGGAAAAACAGCAGAAGCAACAGGAGGAAGCGAATGGGTAAAATACATGCATCCAAAATATCAAAGACGAATATTTTTTCCAGACCTATGGAGTACACAAGAACTGGAAGATTGGGGAAAAAACTTATAA
- a CDS encoding DUF3108 domain-containing protein — protein sequence MKKFTFILLAILIYNLGFSQESSFKSGEWFKFKMSYSGFLKAGNATLSVKEKTLDGKPVYHVVGKGWTTGAIKWFFKVEDQYESYFDKSTILPYKFIRKIDEGGHTKDIEIKFNQEEKKAFIHNKKYNTKKTIETKTNVQDMVSTFYYLRDNIDVSALKIGDEVSLDMFFDEESYGFKLKYLGEETIKMNNGNKVESLIFRPYVMAGRVFKEEESLTLWVTKDKNKLPLRIKADLAVGSLRADLVAWKGLKHPFKIIVEN from the coding sequence ATGAAAAAATTTACATTTATATTACTAGCAATACTCATATATAATTTGGGTTTTTCTCAAGAAAGCTCATTTAAAAGTGGTGAGTGGTTTAAGTTTAAAATGAGTTACAGTGGTTTTTTAAAAGCCGGTAACGCAACACTCTCTGTAAAAGAAAAAACGCTAGATGGAAAACCGGTATATCATGTAGTTGGTAAAGGTTGGACAACAGGAGCAATTAAATGGTTTTTTAAAGTAGAAGATCAATACGAAAGCTATTTCGATAAAAGCACAATACTACCTTATAAATTTATTAGAAAAATAGACGAAGGAGGTCACACAAAAGATATAGAGATAAAATTTAATCAAGAAGAGAAGAAAGCCTTTATTCACAATAAAAAATACAATACTAAAAAAACAATTGAGACCAAAACAAATGTACAAGACATGGTTTCAACGTTTTATTATTTAAGAGATAATATAGACGTGTCAGCTTTAAAAATAGGAGACGAAGTCTCTTTAGATATGTTTTTTGATGAAGAAAGCTATGGTTTCAAATTAAAATATTTAGGAGAAGAAACTATAAAAATGAATAACGGAAATAAAGTAGAGTCATTAATATTTAGACCATATGTGATGGCAGGACGAGTATTTAAAGAAGAAGAAAGTTTAACGCTATGGGTAACTAAAGATAAAAATAAATTACCTTTACGTATAAAAGCAGATTTAGCGGTAGGTTCTTTAAGAGCAGACTTAGTGGCTTGGAAAGGATTAAAACATCCATTCAAAATTATTGTAGAAAACTAA
- the hppD gene encoding 4-hydroxyphenylpyruvate dioxygenase yields the protein MSKKEIESVNYGLEKIFEGAQDFLPLLGTDYVEFYVGNAKQAAHFYKTAFGFQSHAYKGLETGSTDSVSYVLTQDKIKLMLTTPLNSKSPINDHIVKHGDGVKIVALWVEDARKAYEETTSRGAKSYMEPTVEKDEHGEVVRAGIYTYGETVHMFVERKNYNGAFLPGFQKWESDYNPPTAGLKYIDHMVGNVGWNQMDVWVKWYEDVMGFENFLSFDDKQIHTEYSALMSKVMSNGNGRIKFPINEPAEGKKRSQIEEYLDFYEGAGVQHIAVATDDILKTVSQLRANGVEFLSTPPDEYYKSVPGRLEEFSHELKEDIEKLKGLGIMIDADEEGYLLQIFTKPVEDRPTLFFEIIQRMGAKGFGAGNFKALFESIEREQAKRGTL from the coding sequence ATGAGTAAAAAAGAAATAGAATCAGTAAACTACGGTTTAGAAAAAATATTCGAAGGCGCACAAGATTTCCTTCCACTTTTAGGAACAGACTACGTAGAGTTTTATGTAGGTAATGCCAAACAAGCAGCACACTTTTACAAAACAGCATTCGGTTTTCAATCGCACGCATACAAAGGCTTAGAAACAGGCTCAACAGACTCTGTAAGTTACGTCTTAACACAAGACAAAATTAAGTTAATGCTAACAACACCATTAAACAGTAAATCACCAATAAACGACCATATTGTAAAACATGGCGATGGTGTTAAAATAGTAGCACTATGGGTTGAAGATGCAAGAAAAGCTTACGAAGAAACAACTTCAAGAGGAGCAAAATCTTATATGGAGCCAACAGTAGAAAAAGACGAGCATGGCGAAGTAGTAAGAGCAGGAATTTACACCTATGGCGAAACAGTACACATGTTTGTAGAACGTAAAAATTATAACGGTGCATTTTTACCAGGATTCCAAAAATGGGAGTCAGATTATAATCCACCAACAGCAGGCTTAAAATACATAGATCACATGGTTGGTAATGTAGGCTGGAACCAAATGGATGTATGGGTAAAATGGTATGAAGACGTTATGGGTTTTGAAAACTTTTTATCTTTTGACGATAAGCAAATACATACAGAATACTCAGCATTAATGAGTAAAGTAATGTCTAACGGGAACGGAAGAATAAAATTCCCAATCAACGAACCAGCCGAAGGTAAAAAACGCTCACAAATAGAAGAATACTTAGATTTTTACGAAGGCGCAGGAGTACAACACATAGCAGTAGCCACAGACGATATTTTAAAAACAGTATCGCAATTACGTGCAAATGGTGTGGAGTTTTTATCAACACCACCAGACGAATATTATAAATCTGTACCTGGCCGTTTAGAAGAATTTAGCCATGAGTTAAAAGAAGATATCGAAAAACTAAAAGGTTTAGGTATCATGATAGATGCCGATGAAGAAGGTTACTTACTTCAAATTTTTACAAAACCAGTAGAAGATAGGCCAACACTCTTTTTCGAAATCATTCAACGTATGGGAGCAAAAGGTTTTGGAGCAGGAAATTTTAAAGCTTTGTTCGAGTCTATAGAAAGAGAACAAGCAAAACGCGGAACACTATAA